The following is a genomic window from Geminicoccaceae bacterium.
CACCGGTGACGATGACGGTTCGTGCGGGCATGCCTGTTCCTCCCCATTTCCGATGTTTGCGCTGCAAGCCGGGAAGGATTGCAGCGGGCGTCATTCCCTTCGAGGCGTTAACCTGGGCTTTACCTTACTGCTTCATAGAAAGGAGCATTGCAGTTTCCGGCACGATGGATGCCGGATTGAACCGAAGCCTCATACCGCACCCCTCTCGGGATAGCAGCAGGGTCAGCATGAAAAAGTCAAACGGACATGTCGGCGAAGTCAAGGGCCATGTCAGCCCGAGATTGGCCATGGCGGGCATGGCCGTGGCTGTCATGTTGACCTGGCTCGCCGATCCGGGCGGTCCGGCGCAAACGACAGGCAAACCGTCGGTTGTGGACCGGAACCTCGCGGAGGATGCCCCGGAGATCGACACCCGACAGGCGCTTTCCGTCGTCGGAAGAACGCTTGCTCTGCTCGAAGACGAAATGTCGGGCAGGGAAGCCGTCTTGCGCAGGGTCGAGGTCGACCGTGCGCTGACGGTTGATCGCTATCGTCGATTGACCAGCAAATATGAGCGCATCGCGGGTGAGTTGCGAGCCGCGCGGGGAAGGGGCATCGGCGAAGCGTGGAGGATCGACCGTCTTCAGCAGGAACTCGATCGGGTCGGGGAGGTGCAGGAACGCGAACTGGGCGGCATCCGCCAGTGGCTCGACGACCGTACGGCGCAGGTGACATCGCTCATCGCCCAGTTGGGAATGGACCACAAACTACCGGGCGAAGTCGTGGAACCCGCGGCCGGGCCCGATCGCCGCGGTGGAAGCGGCGGACCCTTGCAGCTCGTCGAGGATGGTTTCGTCGAGCTGCCTTCCGCGCAGGACGACGCCCGCCCGATGGCAACCGCGGTGGCTGTCGACTTCCGGCGGCTGGAATCCGCGGAACGGCTGCTGGCGGGGCTGCCGCTCGCGGCACCGCTCGATTATTTTTACATCACCAGTCCGTATGGCCGGCGGGAAGATCCTCTCACGCATGGCCGTGCCATTCATGGCGGGCTGGATCTGGGTGCCGCGCGGGGGTCCAGGGTCCGTGCGACGGCCCGGGGAAGGGTTGTTCGCGCGGGTCGGGCCGGGGCCTATGGCATTCTTGTCGAAATTGAGCACGAG
Proteins encoded in this region:
- a CDS encoding M23 family metallopeptidase; this encodes MKKSNGHVGEVKGHVSPRLAMAGMAVAVMLTWLADPGGPAQTTGKPSVVDRNLAEDAPEIDTRQALSVVGRTLALLEDEMSGREAVLRRVEVDRALTVDRYRRLTSKYERIAGELRAARGRGIGEAWRIDRLQQELDRVGEVQERELGGIRQWLDDRTAQVTSLIAQLGMDHKLPGEVVEPAAGPDRRGGSGGPLQLVEDGFVELPSAQDDARPMATAVAVDFRRLESAERLLAGLPLAAPLDYFYITSPYGRREDPLTHGRAIHGGLDLGAARGSRVRATARGRVVRAGRAGAYGILVEIEHEHGVITRYGHLSKALVSAGDEVGLLDPIGIIGSTGRSTGIHLHYEIRVDGMTRNPGRFIEAGRSMMALFQS